The proteins below come from a single Cannabis sativa cultivar Pink pepper isolate KNU-18-1 chromosome 3, ASM2916894v1, whole genome shotgun sequence genomic window:
- the LOC133036172 gene encoding CENP-B homolog protein 2-like — protein MKKIEAVFPQIKEELDKWSMKDIYNMDETCLFHRMQADNSLATKQLEGRKQSKERITIAICCNGDGSDKLPFWIIDKFSNPRCFKNINRDNLNCKYRANSNARMTFLLFNEWLQWFDRRMDRDVLHLLDNCIAYGKRENHPPLCRTKVMFLPPNTTSKIQPCDAGIIRNFKGYYRQQFNRQILKRIEEHVFEPSKISILDGIINVVAAWLIDVKPQTIVNCFKHCKIRTTDVNEFQVAKEIEEENKEVKKNLGEQIQELYYTNAMDINDFLNHPSEQQVTYTLNEEEIITAIRQEVQLEDDLEDDSTELEKISCQEAFNMLEKLEIFWIQQEGAHISELLDTRNYN, from the exons ATGAAGAAGATTGAAGCTGTTTTCCCACAAATAAAAGAAGAATTAGATAAATGGTCTATGAAAGATATTTACAACATGGATGAAACATGCTTGTTTCATCGCATGCAAGCTGATAATTCTCTTGCAACAAAGCAACTAGAGGGGCGAAAGCAGAGTAAAGAGAGGATTACAATTGCTATTTGTTGCAATGGTGATGGCTCTGACAAACTACCGTTTTGGATCATCGATAAATTTTCTAATCCAAgatgttttaaaaatattaatcgtGATAATCTTAACTGCAAGTATAGAGCAAATTCAAATGCACGGATGACATTTTTGTTATTCAATGAATGGCTTCAATGGTTTGATAGACGTATGGATAGGGATGTTTTGCATCTTTTAGATAATTGCATAGCTTATGGAAAAAGGGAGAATCATCCCCCACTTTGTCGTACAAAGGTAATGTTCTTACCACCAAATACTACTTCCAAAATCCAGCCATGTGATGCGggtattattagaaattttaaaggcTATTATCGTCAACAATTTAACCGCCAAATTTTGAAACGGATAGAGGAGCATGTTTTCGAACCATCAAAGATAAGTATCCTTGATGGAATTATAAATGTTGTTGCGGCATGGTTAATTGATGTCAAGCCACAAACAATTGTCAATTGTTTCAAGCATTGTAAAATTAGAACTACTGATGTTAATGAATTTCAAGTTGCGaaagaaattgaagaggaaaataaAGAAGTCAAGAAAAATTTGGGGGAACAGATTCAAGAACTTTACTATACTAATGCAATGGATATTAATGACTTCCTTAATCATCCAAGTGAGCAACAGGTCACATATACTTTAAATGAGGAAGAAATAATTACTGCAATTAGACAAGAAGTGCAATTAGAAGATGACTTGGAGGATGATAGCACAGAATTAGAAAAAATTTCTTGTCAAGAAGCTTTCAATATGTTGGAAAAGTTAGAAATATTTTGGATTCAACAAGAAGGTGCTCATATTAGTGAATTATTAGATACCCGCAA TTACAATTGA
- the LOC115709623 gene encoding protein QUIRKY: protein MNNTTPSQIQPQSQSQQPPPSQPQPPRAVRKLIVEVIDARDLLPKDGQGSASAYVVADFDGQKRRTSTKFRDLNPVWNEALDFLVSDPQNMEYEELEIEVYNDKKYCNATGTARKNHFLGRVKLYGTQFAKRGDEGLVYFPLEKKSVFSWIRGEIGLRIYYFDEMVEDGPPPESQPPPDDIPPEKPNNVPPTMMVVEEPRRYEVPVHMDGQPHPYPPQAHHHNRHPHAVPEVMHTPPVVAIEETGPPPVVHLHTEPGPGAEPDMGGRQPHPPQHQEVHYPPPELMKMETRRPVGGERVRMRRPNGEFSPRVIAGKMKGETTSERIHPYDLVEPMQYLFIRIVKARGLAPSEAPYVKIRTSNHLVKSKPAMHRQGEPIDSPEWHQVFALGHGKPESASSTLEISVWDMPSNNFLGGVCFDLSDVPVRDAPDSPLAPQWYRLEGGDGDHNSGRVSGDIQLSVWIGTQADDAFPEAWSSDAPYVAHTRSKVYQSPKLWYLRVTIMEAQDLHIAPNLPPLTAPDIRIKAQVGFQSAKTRRGSMNNHSASFHWNEDLIFVAGEPLEDSLILIVEDRTGKEIAVLGHILVPVSSIEQRIDDRHVASKWFGLELSGGAGGGGGGSGGPGGGPYYGRIHLRLCLEGGYHVLDEAAHVCSDFRPTAKQLWKPPIGILELGILGARGLLPMKTKSGGKGSTDAYCVAKYGKKWVRTRTITDNFDPRWNEQYTWQVYDPCTVLTIGVFDNRRMFADVSHEKPDYRIGKVRIRVSTLESNKVYTNSYPLLVLTNTGLKKMGEIEVAIRFACPSLLPDTCAAYGQPLLPRLHYLRPLGVAQQEALRGAATRMVATWLARSEPPLGSEVVGYMLDADSHTWSMRKSKANWFRIVAVLAWLVGLAKWLDDIRRWRNPVTTVLVHVLYLVLVWYPDLIVPTGFLYVFLIGVWYYRFRPKIPAGMDTRLSQAEGVDPDELDEEFDTIPSSKPPDIIRVRYDRLRILAARVQTVLGDFATQGERVQALVSWRDPRATKLFIGVCLAITMILYVVPPKMVAVALGFYYLRHPMFRDPMPPASLNFFRRLPSLSDRLM, encoded by the coding sequence ATGAACAATACGACGCCGTCTCAGATTCAGCCTCAGTCTCAATCTCAGCAGCcaccgccgtctcaacctcaaCCGCCGAGAGCTGTCAGAAAGCTTATCGTCGAAGTAATTGATGCTCGAGACCTTCTTCCCAAAGATGGTCAAGGCTCCGCAAGCGCTTACGTCGTGGCCGATTTCGATGGCCAGAAGAGGCGGACTTCCACCAAGTTCAGAGACCTCAACCCTGTTTGGAACGAGGCCCTTGATTTCCTTGTCTCAGACCCACAAAACATGGAGTATGAGGAGCTTGAGATCGAGGTCTACAATGATAAGAAGTACTGCAACGCCACTGGAACAGCTCGGAAGAATCATTTCTTGGGTCGTGTTAAGCTCTACGGTACCCAGTTCGCGAAGCGTGGGGACGAAGGGCTGGTTTATTTTCCTTTGGAGAAGAAGAGTGTGTTTAGTTGGATTAGGGGAGAGATTGGGCTGaggatttattattttgatgagaTGGTTGAAGATGGACCGCCGCCTGAGTCTCAACCTCCGCCGGATGATATTCCACCGGAGAAGCCTAATAATGTCCCCCCGACGATGATGGTAGTCGAGGAACCACGAAGGTATGAGGTCCCTGTTCACATGGATGGGCAACCTCATCCGTATCCTCCTCAGGCTCATCACCACAATCGTCATCCTCACGCAGTGCCCGAGGTTATGCATACACCGCCAGTTGTAGCGATTGAGGAAACAGGGCCACCACCTGTGGTACATTTACATACAGAGCCTGGACCTGGTGCGGAGCCGGACATGGGCGGTCGCCAGCCACACCCGCCACAGCATCAGGAGGTTCATTATCCACCGCCGGAGTTAATGAAGATGGAAACTCGAAGACCTGTAGGCGGTGAGAGAGTCAGAATGAGAAGACCAAATGGAGAGTTTTCTCCGAGAGTTATCGCCGGAAAAATGAAAGGGGAAACGACTTCTGAGCGAATTCATCCCTACGATCTCGTCGAGCCGATGCAGTATTTGTTTATCCGGATTGTGAAGGCTCGTGGGTTAGCTCCGAGTGAAGCCCCTTACGTGAAGATCCGGACGTCAAACCATTTAGTGAAATCTAAGCCTGCGATGCATCGACAAGGAGAACCCATCGACTCACCAGAATGGCATCAGGTATTCGCCTTGGGGCATGGAAAACCTGAATCAGCAAGCTCAACATTAGAGATCTCGGTCTGGGACATGCCGTCCAATAACTTTCTCGGTGGTGTATGTTTTGACCTCTCAGACGTCCCTGTTCGAGACGCACCGGACAGTCCCTTGGCTCCGCAGTGGTATAGGCTAGAAGGCGGTGACGGAGATCATAATTCTGGCAGGGTCTCTGGAGACATACAACTCTCTGTGTGGATAGGAACCCAAGCCGACGATGCCTTCCCGGAGGCATGGAGTTCGGACGCGCCGTACGTGGCACATACGCGATCGAAGGTTTACCAATCGCCGAAGCTTTGGTATTTGAGGGTAACAATTATGGAAGCTCAGGACCTTCACATTGCTCCGAATCTGCCTCCATTGACAGCACCGGATATCCGTATCAAAGCCCAGGTGGGATTCCAGTCGGCGAAGACCAGGCGAGGGTCCATGAACAATCACAGCGCGTCGTTCCACTGGAATGAGGATCTAATTTTCGTCGCCGGCGAGCCATTAGAGGACTCTTTGATCTTAATCGTGGAAGACCGTACAGGCAAAGAAATTGCTGTTCTCGGCCACATCCTTGTTCCTGTGAGCTCCATAGAGCAGCGAATAGATGATCGCCACGTGGCGTCGAAATGGTTCGGATTGGAGCTAAGCGGAGGAGCAGGAGGCGGTGGTGGTGGGAGTGGGGGTCCAGGTGGTGGACCCTACTACGGAAGAATCCATTTGCGTCTTTGCTTGGAGGGTGGGTATCACGTGTTGGACGAAGCGGCTCACGTGTGCAGTGATTTCAGACCCACGGCCAAGCAGCTTTGGAAGCCGCCTATTGGGATTTTAGAGCTTGGGATCCTTGGAGCTCGGGGACTTCTTCCGATGAAGACCAAGAGCGGAGGAAAAGGGTCCACGGATGCTTACTGTGTGGCCAAATATGGCAAGAAGTGGGTGCGCACTAGAACCATCACCGACAATTTCGATCCACGTTGGAATGAGCAGTACACGTGGCAGGTCTACGATCCATGTACGGTGCTAACCATAGGCGTTTTCGACAACCGGAGAATGTTTGCTGACGTGTCACACGAGAAACCAGACTATCGTATAGGGAAGGTACGTATCCGAGTATCCACATTGGAAAGCAACAAAGTCTACACCAATTCCTACCCGTTACTGGTTTTGACGAACActggattaaaaaaaatgggggAAATCGAGGTGGCTATACGGTTTGCCTGCCCGTCTTTGTTACCCGACACGTGTGCGGCTTACGGGCAGCCTTTGCTCCCAAGACTACACTATCTCCGCCCGCTTGGGGTGGCTCAACAAGAGGCTTTACGTGGGGCCGCGACACGAATGGTTGCCACGTGGCTCGCGAGATCCGAGCCACCATTGGGGTCCGAAGTTGTTGGGTACATGTTGGATGCTGATTCGCACACTTGGAGCATGAGAAAAAGCAAAGCTAATTGGTTTCGGATCGTGGCTGTACTCGCTTGGCTAGTCGGGTTGGCCAAATGGTTAGATGATATACGTAGATGGAGGAACCCGGTTACAACGGTGTTAGTTCATGTCTTGTATTTGGTTCTTGTTTGGTACCCGGATTTGATTGTCCCAACTGGGTTTCTATATGTGTTCTTGATTGGAGTATGGTACTACCGGTTCAGACCCAAAATACCAGCCGGCATGGATACCCGACTCTCGCAAGCCGAAGGGGTCGACCCGGATGAACTCGATGAGGAATTCGATACGATACCAAGTTCAAAACCGCCCGATATCATCCGGGTTCGGTACGACCGGTTACGGATATTGGCAGCCCGAGTCCAAACTGTTTTGGGTGATTTTGCAACACAAGGAGAACGAGTACAGGCTCTAGTTAGTTGGAGGGACCCAAGGGCCACTAAATTGTTTATAGGGGTGTGTCTAGCTATAACCATGATACTGTATGTGGTGCCACCCAAAATGGTGGCCGTGGCATTAGGATTCTATTACTTACGCCACCCAATGTTTCGAGACCCAATGCCTCCAGCTAGCTTGAACTTTTTTAGGCGCCTTCCCAGCCTTTCAGACCGATTAATGTAG